The Megalobrama amblycephala isolate DHTTF-2021 linkage group LG1, ASM1881202v1, whole genome shotgun sequence genome segment ttatcaggaaaattttatttgaaagtggactaatctttTAATACAGCATACACAACCACTGAATGTTATGTTCCTTATTGTCTCGTTTCTAAGTTTTTAAGCAGATCATTCCTGATGTCTGACTAACTGATTGACATATTCATTGTTGTCTGAATCAACATGAATTTTTAttgtgatatttttactgatagtTTTTAATGCACGTTATTCCAAATGCACTCTAACATGACATTCTCTatcatttttacacaaacaaaaagtgtttacataatattacATAAAGTCCCAATgcaattttattattgttttcctCCTTGAAAAAATTCATGTTGTCTTCAATTTGTTGGTCATTAGAGCAGTCACATCCAGCAATCAAAACTAATTCTGATTCTCTCTGTTTTAGTAGGTCGTAAAAGGCCAAGACCAAGGCGACCACCTTCTCCTATTCTGGAGCAGAAGGAGATTCCTCTTCTGGAGCTGCCCAGTTCCTCCGAGGACCTTCTCATTCCCAACGAGCAGCTACTCAACGCGTCAGCTATTTATGAGGTCCTTCGCAGTTTCTGCACCGTCTTGCGTCTCTCTCCGTTCCGTTTCGAGGACTTCTGCGCCGCTCTGGTCGGACAGGAGCAGTGCACGCTGATGGCGGAGACGCACATCTGTCTGCTGAAGGCCATTTTACGGGAGGAGGACACCTCCAACACCACTTTCGGACCCGCGGACCTCAAGGACAGCATCAACTCCACGCTCTACTTCATTGACGGTATGACTTGGCCGGAAGTGGTGCGTTCATACTGCGAAAGCGACCCCGAGTATCACCACGTGCTCCCTGACCTGGAGGGCGAAGACTATCCATTCAGCCCTTTGGAGAGCAAAGTCAAGGTCTTGCAGTTCCTGGTGGACCAATTCCTCACCACTAACCTCGCCCGTGAGGAGCTCATGTCCGAGGGGGTCGTTCAGTACGACGACCATTGCCGGGTTTGCCACAGGCTCGGCGACCTCCTGTGCTGCGAGACCTGCTCGGCCGTGTATCACCTGGAGTGCGTCAAGCCTCCCCTGGAGGAGGTGCCCGAGGACGAATGGCAGTGTGAGATTTGTGTGGCACACAAAGTGCCCGGCGTAACAGACTGTCTGACAGAGTTCCAGAAGAGCCGGCCGTACATCCGGCAAGAGCCCATTGGTTACGACCGACATCAAAGAAAATACTGGTTTCTCAACAGGAGGATCGTtgtgtgagtatttgcagtataTAATACAAACTGCCGAGGATTTggtgcaaattaaaaaaaaaaaaaaaaattgatttttttaaatgctcacTTTCAAGGAGTTTCATTATTGACCcggggttacactttatttggttacactttagtttttcagtgtcattgttacatatgttacatgtagttacgatagtaataactataagttatgcataattacatgcaactaaccctaaaccatgCACTAACTCCAACCCTCTAGTAAGTAAATGTAGttatttaatattactcagtacttgaatgtataattacagtgtaacaaagacaccttaacaTAAAGTGTAAtcctttattttaaggtgtctgtgTTAcggtgtaattatacatttaatatagcGTTAGGGCATGGTTTAGTGTTATAACCataattactatagtaactacatgtaatatGTGTAACAAggtcactgtaaaataaagtgttacccaataaggtctcatttattaacccaAGTTAATCCATTAACTATCATAAACTAACAATAggcaatatattttttacagcatttgttaatgttagttaataaacaTGTTCATGTTAATTCAAAGTGCATTAACTAGTGGTAACAGATAAAACATTTGATCTTAATGTATTGGTAAATGTTACAATTatcattaagattaataaatgctgtggaagtattgtttattgttagtgtaactaatgttaacaaatgaaatctgattgtaaagtgttaccataaaatgATCACGTAACATGATATTTTCTAATGACTTGGTTAGGGCTGCAAGATATATCACACGATACGGAAAATAACTTTGAACTTAAATGTGATTACCGCGGACATGGgattcttagtgcgattatgaaatcgcaaaggctgcgattattttatttatgtgcagcttgtcaatgaagtatggctccaaatactaatccatctgaaagcactgtgagtttgagtcacttgtaatgtacatttgaaaaagcaacatgcTTTACTCAGtacaaacatctttccagacatgagaagcatttattaacatcttgtccaacaaaagacaacatttaaatatagctgcaggcagcgatgacgggcccaaGCCTGGTGGCATTGCCAACcctgtggcttcagggcaaccgTGCACAGCGGGCTATAGGcatttaaacataaaaggaTATAAAGATAAAGGGACTATGTCACAGTCATTTGAATAAACCATATATATACTTCAGCAGTTGGTGCCCATAtgatcacaaaccacaacagccacatccatGAGATTGTTTAAATTTAGATGAATTTCATGTCATAGAACATCATaggtcaatttcaaatgagtgcagaataCTGTCctaatctgccatgtctgtgtttttctcaGACAACCTCTATAAAAATTCAAGAGTAAATTACATACTTTTATTTGCGCAAATTCACTCTGAGTActctgagaaatctaatccagtcttaatgcgaatgtctgtgattgcttaTGTTATGTATTATCCTAACACGTTTTTTGACCTACCTGAGCTATTGTTTGTGACCAAAGGTTTCAGTAATGAAATTTGGGTAATTGGGTATTTGAACTCGCAATACTCTTCAGGGTGTAATGTTTACAGGCGATAAAGTAAATTTCTTCAGCAGCAAGCAAAGATGTGTGCACAAAATAGGCACAGAATGTGTTCAAAACATGCTTAACTGTTTCAGTCAATTGTTTCAATTGTTCAATTGTTTTGATTTCACCCTCCAAAACTATTTCAGACAAAACTTCCAATTTTTTGCTGTTTCGGCTGAATATTTTCAGTTGCCACAATGTAACATTTCAGCCTAGCTTTtctgaaaaagtgaaaaaatataggataacactttattttacagtgtccttgtttcATATGTAATTAatgtagtaataacagtaaattatgaataattactTCCAACACCaaaaaccaaaccctaatcctcctaaccctatagtaagtacatgctgTTCATtgatattactcagtacttcaaTGTACAATTACACGGTTACAAGGACACCTTAacataaagtgtaaccaaatatgGTTAAAAGTTCATAAAGTGCCTGTGTTTAATGTATGTAACCTGAACCGTTTCAGAGAGGAAGATGGCGAGGATGAAAATAAGCAGACCTGGTACTACAGCACTAAAGTCCAGCTCGGGGAGTTGTTGGAGGTTCTGGATAAAGGGTTCTGGGAGAATGATCTCTGCTCTGTGCTGGAGGAGATGAGAGAGGAGATCCACACTCACATGGACATTACTGAGGAGCTCACTAACAAGGCCCGTGGGAATAACAAGGCATACCTCACCGTTGCCAATGgtaagaaaatatataaatcaaagctcatatatatcatttttattaccATCATTGACAATACACATTCCTTTGGATGTGCAAAGTGAGACAACCAAGTAAACAACTTGATAAGTTTGTTTACttgactgtgtgtgtggttttttttttgttttttttttgggacaGACATTGAATTTTTTCTTAATTAATCTTGTAGGATTTACTcacaataaaatacattaaagtttttttttttataattgtcACAGAGATTAAAATActaatttttttcttatattatGTGCAAGGATGAAATAAAGTTTGTTTcttccaattttttttaatgtaaaaaaatgctGATATCCTGTTCATGTTTATTAAATGCGTATTTCTTTTGGGAATCATGAATATTAGTTGTCGTTTTAATACAGCATACACAACCACTTAACATTATGTTCCTCATTGTCTGATTTCTTAGTTAAGTTTTTAAGCAGATGCCTGATCATTCCTGATGTCTGACTAACTGATTGACTTATTTATGGACACACGTTGTCTGAAtcaacatgatttttttttttggaaactggTAATTTTAGCAACCCACACTCATTTTTCCCCTTTTCTAAATAGGACATGAGTCTGCTGGTCTCTTGTTTGCTCTGTGGAAGTACTTATTTCATTTCTTTAAGTTAAGCCTTCGGCTTTCTTGTATGGAAATGACAGAAGTTGTTTTCCTTAAGTATGTGGGCATTTTTTGAAGTATTATATATAATGACAGATTACGATTGCAATACTAAGACCCAACTTTAATaaatttgctaaaaaaaaatgctcagtgaatttaattaaattgtgcATGACTTTTACACATAATTACATTAAGCCTTTTcaacaaatataatttatttcaattGTCTTGTTTTAGTTAAATCCATTTAGTAAAGCTTAccatatatttatcagaatatatgcacttttatagttttttattttttatttttattttattacttgtttttttttaattactttcaatatttattttatttttaaaaatgttactgcATTGCATTATTGGATAATACCATTACACATTTCTTTGTAAATATTAGcatttttgcattattattattattattattattatttgtattctgtatcattataattttttcCAGGCATAAAACAAGAAGTAGCCATATTTAAAGTACGAAATGAAATAACATGAATGGATGGGGGagagggagaaaaaaataaaaaataaaaataatatatatatatatatatatatgtcactgTATGCTCTGGAAGGATATTTGCAACCCAATgtagtaaattaaaataaataaatatatatattattatatattttaattaactacATTGGGTTGCAAACATCCTTCCAGAGCATACAATGACTGTCTGAATCAATAATAGTTAATTTGAAggaatacaaaataataaatttggATGTAATTCAAATGACTCTAAGGTGTATTTCTGCTCAGCTATTTTTAGCAGTGCAAAATTGCTCCACCTGCACTAGAGTGAGATTAATCTCGTAAAGGTTTTGTGGGCAAGAATTTCACAAGCTGCAGATGTTTCATACATAGCTTTGGCTCCTGCATGCAAACTATTTCATGTGGTACTTTGAATGCATAGTCGGGACAGATAAGTTTCAAGTAGTTATTTTTCAAAACGTACAAATAACTTGTAGGCCATTGTATGTCAGTGATTAACCAGCTTATCACGTTGACATATCTTTAGGCTTATGAAATGTTGATCTCATTTGATGTTAATAGGAATTAGGAATGGATTTGTTTAGAGAAACACATTGGACAGCTGTTGAGGTGTTTCTGTATTGTAAGTGGCTGAGATCTTGAGAAAATTCTTTTATGCATTTTCTACAGATGTGATCCTGGACCGCCTGAAGACCAAGCAGGAAGCAGAGCTCGAGGAGGTGAAGCGACGGGCAGCGGAGGAGGCTGAGAGGGCCAGACAGGAGTTGAAATCGGGATCTGGTGAACCAGCTGTGAACGATCAAATGAACTCGAACGGATCGTGTCCGCAACAAGACTCCAGTAATGGGAATGCGATGAATGAGCAAACTTCGGCAGATGGTTAGATATCTTTTTATGCCTCTCTTAGTTGTGTTTACATGATTTTGTGAGTTTTTGATGTCAGTTTTAATTGCAAGTGCATATTTCTAATTGAAGTCATTCAGGCACACTTGTGATTTGGGGTCTGTTTAGTAACAATTgcattttgtactttttttttttattttatctttttacatttacattcatcaTCTTCAATATATTcccaaaatgttaaaattatgtttatAATTTACAAGAGTCCAACTGTCATTACAAACCTGGAAATATcaggaaatttaaaaaaaaaaaaaaaaaaattctataatgagtttccttttttttcctctaaGTTTTACTCTACtcctatattattattattattattattattattattatttattatgatatTACTCTTGTGTAGAGATATTTTATACTTGATTGCAAGCCATAGTGATATTTGTGATTGAATTGTTGTTTTGAGTCTGTTCTTTGATGAACTGGTCGTGAGTGATTCATTCGCGAATCGATCTGAATCAAAGCAATTTGAGCAAATACACTACtgtccaaaagtttgggttttatcaagcaaggatgtattaatttaatcaaaacattgataataatcagaaacaTTGAAAACTTTGTTTCTACTCTCTACTAATCAAAATTGACTAGACAGGCCATGTACAATTTTTTGCAATTCATTAGTCAAAATATTTGGAAATCCtggatttaaaatgtttgtgaatCAATCCactctttttaaaagcttttcGGCTCTTTGTATGCAAATGTGATGCACAGAATTCAATGCAGGACTTGTAGTATGTGGTAATCTTGGCTcttctcaaaaaaacaaaaaaacaaggcTCTAATCCTCCTAATTTGCATTTGAAACAGAGATTTTTGCATCTCTCATCTGTTATCGTTTAAACACTAAACCCGGTCTCTTTTGTCAAATTTCAGCTTCAGCCTCAGCTGTCCCAGTTGGTGAGGTGGGCAGCACCAATGTTCCTGAGCTCGCGGTATCCAGCTCAGCCATTCCGACTAAAACTGACTCCCAGAATCCCACAGGGAATGCTGTGACATCATCTTCCAGTGGTGAGGAGGCAGGGGAAGGGACTGATGGGGTGAAAGAGTTGGCAGGTACAGCGAGTTCTTTTCACAATGTTCAAGTCACATGCTTCTTTTATGCAAAGACTGTCCTAGCTAGTTAGTTGCTGTTAATTTCCAAGCTAGGAACAGATCTTCCATTTTCTTGTTCTGAAACAAAGACCCTCCTGGCACAAGAGACCACCTACTTTGCCCAGCAACCTTTGCTCAACAGTGCCATCTATAGAGCAGCACTGGATCTTTGCCATCATCTGTGGTACATTGTTTACTGAGAGTATAGAGCCTGTGAATTAGATTTAACAAAATTTATAATGCTATGCTGATATGTACTGCAGTGTTAATGCTTTACTACAATATTATTTTGGTTGTGGTTAGAGTGAAATGCTAGTGTACTACATACTGTTCTGTATACTTGATAAtgactactttttttttcttcgctCAACATGGCCATTACTGATGTATCTCATGTATCTTCTGTCACTGTTTCTCCTTCAGATAAGAGCTCGGAGTCTGCAGCTCACGGTGACGGTGATTCTGTACTAGAGACTGAACCTGCACAAACAGTGGATGAGAACAGCTGTAGCAGTCATTTCTCCATTTCTGAATGCCTGCGAGGTCCAGAAGAGCCTGACCTGGTGGACCGATCCTCACAGTCTTCTCTCAATAGCCAGGATGAAACAGGTTTCTATGCAcctacataaacacacacagaatatatttttaatttgttatgcgttttatttattataaacacacacacaactgttccaaagtttggggttatttatataattttttatttttaggtgagGGTAAAGCTAACGGAGATAGTGCAAAGACAGGATCTTCACGCATGATTACACGACTCCGGAACCCTGATAGCAAGCTAAGTCAACGCAAGGTCATGCAGGACAAAGATGGCAGCTCTCAGGATGGTAGCAGAGCACTTAAAGAGGTGAGACTGTTGACTTTATTAATGGTGACAGATGACATCTTGTATAGAGGATGTTGATGCTTTGATGACGAAAGAGATTTGCTAAGGCATGAATCAATATTACTGTATCGTCATATTAAGCAAATTGTACCATAGGTCttcaacaaaaaaatgacatagTTGCTTTGAAATGCACATAttaggggccattcacacagaacgcgtctttgcgtctaaaaatGTGAGACGCAGCGCTCAGgaatggttttaaaaaaagcgcaGCGTAGAACGCGAGCGTCTCGAGATGCgcctttgagacgtgatgcaataatCACGTCTCAAAgacaataacggaaataatagaaatgtccgtcaagcgcgtgtttacatagaaaaacaatgggaaagtagcgcattggaatagaaaaacgcgttctttgtgaacggccccttacactgtaaaattataaatcaaATCTGTTAATCATGTTAATGATATTTCAGACTCCCCCATTGTCGTCATTTGGCTCCTTTAAGAGAGATTCAAACAAGAGCAGTGGCTTTTTCAAACTGGGCCAGGAGGGTAAATTTCGCGTCTACCACAACCAGTACAGCACTAACACACTTGCCCTGAACAAGCACCAACACCGTGAGGACCATGACAAACGCAGACATCTTTCCCACAAGTTCTGCATGACTCCTGCTGGTGAGTTCAAGTGGAACGGATCGCTGTATGGCTCGAAAGCCCTGACTGTGTCCACTTTGAGATTAACCATCATTCAGCTGGAGAACAATGTCCCTGCTCCGTTCTTGCATCCCAACTGGGCATCACACAGGTGAAAGTCTCACAAGTACCAGAAggacttgtttttattttaaatgtgctaaCGTTTCCTAGAAGAAGCGTTTAACCATGTCATCCTGTGACCTTTTCCATTGCTGTAGGTCAAACTGGATAAAAGCTGTCCAAATGTGCAGCAAGGCGAGAGAGTTTGCGTTAGCTTTGGCCATTCTAGAGTGTGCAATCAAGCCAGTGGTCATGCTCCCTATGTGGAAGGATTCTCTCGGTCACACAAGGTCAGtttattaatacaaatattaaaacataCTTTTGATGCTTTGAGTTTGAATTTATACTGAATTTATACTACGAATGCAATATGGTGACTCCCAATGCGAGTGCAGACAGTGAATCTCACATGATCCGTTGCCTGTTAGAGCTGGATAggatggaaaatataaaaaaatatagataATAACCAACAGTTTAGAAACTTGGCGACCTCCTTCAATTTTATTGCCTTGAGATTTGAATGCTGCTTTATTTATGGCATCTGATGCTATAGCTGTTTTGAAAGTCTTCCTATAGTAGCAGTCATTACAAAgcttttaaaagtataaaatagTTAAAGTGCACATGTAAAAGTATTATACAAACATCAAAAAGCATAAAAGTTGTAGTTTGAAGGTCATACAGGCCAGACAGATAAATGCATAGATGAGCTGTTTAAAGTGTTTGTGAATTAAATTTGTGTTTGAAATTGAGGAGGGAGGTTGAATACATTGTCAATTTTCATCTGTGGGATTTTTAGAGATATGCAgatatagattaaaaaaaaaaaaaaaagctatcaGAATTGACTAAAGGATTGTGCCGAGTTTGGTGGATGAGGAAATCTATGGGATTTTGGGCTTGTTTGATATTCTGCAAAGGAAAAAATGTCAGATCAGTAAGGAAAGTCATAATAACCCAAGTCATGTCTGGTCTGTGATGGTGGATGTAGCTTGAAAGCTTTAGAAGGATTTGCAGTCAGAAAGGACTTAGGGATTTTgtaaaaaaaccaaaacaatagCAGTATGTTGGCTTCGTTAAGCCAGCATAATTGTCATGTGCGGTTTATGGGGAATTAAATGCTTTTTTGCATGTGTGGATAAGAATACCTTAATCCAGTAATATATTTTTGCACATTGTTGCTTCTAAACACAAAAGCATCCAGAAATGGTGGAATGCCTCAAATGCTGGAGGCTTTCCAAAAATGTACAATAAGTCACCTTTATGTCCCAGTTTTGGTGAActttctctttatttttttgtgcttcaTCTTTCCGCAGGCTTCATCGCATGACCTCTGTTGAGCGGGAAGAGAAGGAGAAggtgaaaaagagagagaaaaaactagAAGATGAAGAGACTATGCAGCAGGCCACATGGGTGAAGTACACTTTCCCCATCAAACACCAGGTACATCTGAACACTTGCCAGCTGAGCATTTTATTTGAACATTTTAGGAAATAACGGCTTCTCCATTTGAGCTAAAGGCATTCAGTAACTGTTCAAACATATTCTGTAGGTGTGGAAGCAGAAAGGTGAGGAGTACAGAGTAACTGGGTATGGAGGCTGGAGCTGGGTGAGTAAGACGCATGTCCATCGCTTTTTCCCAAAACTACCTGGAAACACCAACGTCAATTACCGGAAAGCACTTGAGGGTATGTTGTTTGCTAGTACAGAATACTACAAAATGTAATTGAAAATTCTGGgaaataaaaaagtattattttttgtcagaattcatttgataaaacattttttttcagcagcTAAAACTGGAATGGACAATCAGGCATCTCTTTCAGAAACACCAAAAACTTTGGTTAAAACAGATGAAATTTCATCTGAAAATGTGCCTGAAAAGGATAACTTCCAGGACACGTCACTGGATTCTTCTGAAGAAAAGGAGAAAGTGGAGAAAGATCATGTGTTAAAAGATGAAGAacaaaatgaagaaaaagaGAATGAAACAGTTACAGAGAAGTGTGATGAAAAAAATGGATCGGTAGAACAAATGGACACCAGCACTCCCAACTCTGTAAATGATGAAAAAGGTATTTGCAAAGTTTAACCATTTTCACAGCCCTTTTTTATGTACCCAGGACAGTACATCAGAAATGATATAGCATGTATTGACTAGTATTTGAATGCATAAAAATAGTTGCTTTGTAAAGTGGAACAAAGTTGCTAATGTGtctctgtttttcatgtttgtagCTAACATCACAAATGCCCAATCCGATGACTCTCCTTTGAAAGGAGAGCCTTCGGATAGTGAGGTGGTAAAGGATAGTGCTCCTAATCAACCCCAGCAATCCTTCTGGCATGATGTTGTGAATGTCAGTGAAGGCTTCTTGCTACGTACGGCATACAAGAAAATCAAGGCATCAAAACTTGATGGCCTTTTAGAGAGGCGAGTCAAACAGTTCACCATAGAAGAGAAGCAGAGGCTTGAGAAACTCAAGCAGGGAACAATTTCTAAAACCTCAACTGAAAAGCTAATGGAAGACAAAGAGATAACCATTGCTGCTCAAGACCAAAAGGTTAAGATTGAAGGAACTATCTCTGAAACTCCAAAGGCTAGACAGACTGAGGGGGTAGCCTGTCTAGTGATCCAAGAAAAAGACAATGTGGTCAAAAAGCTTGATTTTAATCAAGAGGAAGAACAGGCGAAGACAAACACTTCAGGACAGAAGAACATCCTGGATGTTAGATTAAATGACTCTGGTGACTTAGCCCCTAAAGAACATCAGCAGAAATTGACAGAACCAGAACCCAAGACCGCCAGTAGGGTAGCAATGTCTGAGCTTAATGGAAACTCTCAAAGTCTGGATCAAAGCCTCAGCTTGAACACTAAACCCGATAAAACCGTTACAGAAGTTACGTGTCCACCTGAAGACTCTGAGAGGAAGGACATCATTGAAAACAATGAGAATGACCTAGACGTAAAGAGAACTTTGCCTTTGCAAGTAAATGGAAAGGATGGTCCTGTTGACCCAGAATGTAAGAATTTGACTGATAGTGTTAACACAAAGGAGCTAACCAATACAGTTGTGGAGGAGATTAAAGCAATATCACCAAAGGAAACAGTGAAGTCGCTAATGAATGGTGACGCCACTCAAGAGTGTCTTAAAGAATGGACTAATAGCACGATTCCTCAGGTGAATTCGGATGAGGATAAAGGGGTTAACAAACTTGACCCCGATTATCCACCCCCTCAGAAAATGGCCAAGTTGGAAAACAACATTGAAGAATCTGAAGACTCCACGGTTTCTTCTGCTGTACCTGAACCTTCTTCTGTAGCTTCCGAGTCGAACACAAGATCCGAGGTGCCTAGTCATAGCTCTAAGGTAGAGCCGATGCAAGTTGAGGAGGCAAAACCTCCTGTTCCTTCTCCCGTCCCTTCAGCGGAAGAGTCCAGCTTAAGTAGTGACCTCACTGAAAACAGCAGCAGCCTTGGCGAGACTACGACTGTCATTACTCAAGTCACCACAACTACAACCACAGTATCCACAGAGTCCCGCATGGTGTTGACCTCACGTGACAGTCTTGCTTCCAATAACGGGATCAGTACCCCTGTACCGACAGATTCTAAGGTGGAGTCTACCAGCTCTGTTTCAACACTCTCCACTACTACCACTACTGTTACAAAGGTTACAGACTCATCCCAGGAAGCCACTCTAACAAAGGAGTGCTTGACCACTGTCACAAAAACACTGACCGATACCAAGTTGAGTCCTAGTGGTGCCACTGTAAAATCTATGACAGTGAGTCACGAATATTCCACCAGGGACAGGGTACGACTGTTAAAGTTCTCTCGCACCAAGAAAACGCGCTCTGGAACGGCCTTGCCCTCGTACCGCAAGTTTGTGACCAAGAGTAGCAAGAAGAGTATCTTTGTGCT includes the following:
- the bptf gene encoding nucleosome-remodeling factor subunit BPTF isoform X9; its protein translation is MRGRRGRPPKAQLVQEPSTGPVRGLRPRRGLRAKVKVTCDDDYVTPKRGTHHHSTRGRRKARSAASRGRGRGRGTARGRGRRSTASGVVYDDHESDEDDEDAVSLRSEEEEFIEEPLTDEEEEEEDEEEAINDESDYLEELDELEEDDASYCTESSHGSNAGRKRPRPRRPPSPILEQKEIPLLELPSSSEDLLIPNEQLLNASAIYEVLRSFCTVLRLSPFRFEDFCAALVGQEQCTLMAETHICLLKAILREEDTSNTTFGPADLKDSINSTLYFIDGMTWPEVVRSYCESDPEYHHVLPDLEGEDYPFSPLESKVKVLQFLVDQFLTTNLAREELMSEGVVQYDDHCRVCHRLGDLLCCETCSAVYHLECVKPPLEEVPEDEWQCEICVAHKVPGVTDCLTEFQKSRPYIRQEPIGYDRHQRKYWFLNRRIVVEEDGEDENKQTWYYSTKVQLGELLEVLDKGFWENDLCSVLEEMREEIHTHMDITEELTNKARGNNKAYLTVANDVILDRLKTKQEAELEEVKRRAAEEAERARQELKSGSGEPAVNDQMNSNGSCPQQDSSNGNAMNEQTSADASASAVPVGEVGSTNVPELAVSSSAIPTKTDSQNPTGNAVTSSSSGEEAGEGTDGVKELADKSSESAAHGDGDSVLETEPAQTVDENSCSSHFSISECLRGPEEPDLVDRSSQSSLNSQDETGEGKANGDSAKTGSSRMITRLRNPDSKLSQRKVMQDKDGSSQDGSRALKETPPLSSFGSFKRDSNKSSGFFKLGQEGKFRVYHNQYSTNTLALNKHQHREDHDKRRHLSHKFCMTPAGEFKWNGSLYGSKALTVSTLRLTIIQLENNVPAPFLHPNWASHRSNWIKAVQMCSKAREFALALAILECAIKPVVMLPMWKDSLGHTRLHRMTSVEREEKEKVKKREKKLEDEETMQQATWVKYTFPIKHQVWKQKGEEYRVTGYGGWSWVSKTHVHRFFPKLPGNTNVNYRKALEAAKTGMDNQASLSETPKTLVKTDEISSENVPEKDNFQDTSLDSSEEKEKVEKDHVLKDEEQNEEKENETVTEKCDEKNGSVEQMDTSTPNSVNDEKANITNAQSDDSPLKGEPSDSEVVKDSAPNQPQQSFWHDVVNVSEGFLLRTAYKKIKASKLDGLLERRVKQFTIEEKQRLEKLKQGTISKTSTEKLMEDKEITIAAQDQKVKIEGTISETPKARQTEGVACLVIQEKDNVVKKLDFNQEEEQAKTNTSGQKNILDVRLNDSGDLAPKEHQQKLTEPEPKTASRVAMSELNGNSQSLDQSLSLNTKPDKTVTEVTCPPEDSERKDIIENNENDLDVKRTLPLQVNGKDGPVDPECKNLTDSVNTKELTNTVVEEIKAISPKETVKSLMNGDATQECLKEWTNSTIPQVNSDEDKGVNKLDPDYPPPQKMAKLENNIEESEDSTVSSAVPEPSSVASESNTRSEVPSHSSKVEPMQVEEAKPPVPSPVPSAEESSLSSDLTENSSSLGETTTVITQVTTTTTTVSTESRMVLTSRDSLASNNGISTPVPTDSKVESTSSVSTLSTTTTTVTKVTDSSQEATLTKECLTTVTKTLTDTKLSPSGATVKSMTVSHEYSTRDRVRLLKFSRTKKTRSGTALPSYRKFVTKSSKKSIFVLPNDELKKLARRGGIREVPIFNYNAKPALDIWPYPSPRPTFGITWRYRLQTVRSLAGVSLMLRLLWACLRWDDMSVKPSPTGGTTRTETSDTDITTTEIIKRRDVGPYGIRSEYCIRKIICPLGVPETPKETPTPQRKGLRSSALRPKKPEPAKQTGPVVIETWVAEEDLELWEIRAFTERVEREKAQAADPTKKRLEQQKPSSTTSTTSTLTSTPTTPGTTTQKVVVGSISGQVTSAPKVVMTTKLGSPVTFQQNKNFQQSFASWVKQGQQGNTVSTSSVVTVAASSATTSGQTFHIAAAAGSMAGSVITAKLPVPANSKIVTVNVPTTQGGLVQVQQKVVGIIPSSTAGTAQSFPPFQPRTATINIRPNTTTSTQQVITTGTALRPGMTVIRSPLHQATTLGKTIIRTPLMVQQGQVQQPVQTSSGAQAVGTPPRLSTPNQPQTPQTPSSPRPQQGQVKLTLAQLTQLTQGAQGGNQGLTVVIQGQGQTTGQLQVIPQGVTVIPGPGQQLMQAAMPNGQVQRFLFTPMAPAPASAPAAPAAPTTTTSSGVPATAAPAATTSTTPAPIQPATRLAPQPQPPTTLPPTSSLPPSQPAQHTPTPVSAAIVPQPTPSLQPHPPVQLRPQPQVPPQTSVPPPTPVPAPQIAQVTATAPPQQVTTLPVTQTTVTKVQPQIQLPPQLLSVPGLQQQVISHIQSQVAAQIQAQVQQVGTTAGMPQQIKLQLPIQIQQQGGGQVQAHQIQNLVTIQTASVQEQLQRIQQLCEQQQQKKKQQEAKREQAQQHVSQSDLIQKQVAQKQNVAIEQLKQKKTMTPAEREENQRMIVCNQVMKFILDKIDKDERQAAKKRKREESVEQKRSKQNASKLSALLFKHKEQLKADILKKRALLDKELQLQVQEELKRDLIKLRREKEKAQAAAAQAAAAAAAASAHVHSGLSSYTPTVTSPSTHKRKRDEERDAASKSKRKKMISTTSKDSKRDIKLYCICKTPYDESKFYIGCDLCSNWYHGECVGITEKEAKKMDDYICSECKRAQEGSTEELYCICRTPYDESQFYIGCDRCQNWYHGRCVGILQSEATHIDEYVCPQCQSTEDAMTVLTPLTDKDYEGLKRILRSLQSHKMAWPFLEPVDPNDAPDYYGIIKEPMDLSTMEERIQKRFYSKLTEFVADMTKIFDNCRYYNPSDSPFYQCAEFLESFFVQKLKAFKASRSHNNKLQSSAS